One window of Marmota flaviventris isolate mMarFla1 chromosome 5, mMarFla1.hap1, whole genome shotgun sequence genomic DNA carries:
- the LOC139705623 gene encoding olfactory receptor 2L8-like has product MEYYNQTSTDFIFLGLFPSSTSGLFLFIFIALIFLMALIGNLTMTLLILLDIHLHTPMYFLLSQLSLIDLSYISTIVPKMASAFLFGNKSISFIGCGIQSFFFLTLAGAETLLLTSMAYDHYVAICCPLHYHIRMNKRICVLMILGSWMMGSVNSCAHTIYALHIPHCRSRIINHFFCDVPAMLTLACMDTWVYEYTVFVSTTLFLVFPFIVIVCSYGHILLAICHMHSGEGRKKAYSTCSTHLTVVTFYYAPFAYTYLHPRSLRSPAEDKVLAVFYTILTPMLNPIIYSLRNKDLMGVFSRLTQRICSV; this is encoded by the coding sequence ATGGAATATTACAATCAAACATcaactgatttcatttttttgggATTGTTCCCATCATCAACAAGTGgccttttcctcttcattttcatTGCTCTCATCTTCCTAATGGCTCTAATAGGCAACCTGACCATGACCCTTCTCATCCTCCTGGATATCCATCTCCACACACCCATGTATTTCTTGCTTAGTCAGCTCTCCCTCATTGACCTAAGCTACATCTCCACAATTGTTCCTAAGATGGCTTCTGCTTTCCTCTTTGGAAACAAGTCTATCTCATTCATTGGATGTGGGATTCAGAGTTTCTTTTTCCTGACTTTAGCAGGTGCAGAAACACTATTGTTGACATCTATGGCCTATGACCATTATGTGGCAATTTGCTGTCCTCTCCACTATCACATCCGCATGAACAAAAGAATTTGTGTGCTCATGATATTGGGATCTTGGATGATGGGCTCTGTCAACTCCTGTGCACACACCATATATGCTCTCCATATCCCTCACTGCAGATCCAGGATcatcaatcatttcttctgtgatgtcCCTGCCATGTTGACCCTGGCCTGCATGGACACCTGGGTCTATGAGTACACAGTGTTTGTGAGCACTACACTTTTTCTGGTGTTTCCATTCATTGTAATTGTTTGCTCTTATGGTCATATTCTCCTTGCCATCTGCCATATGCActcgggggaggggaggaagaaagccTACTCCACCTGCAGCACCCACCTCACTGTGGTGACCTTCTACTATGCACCTTTTGCTTACACTTACCTACACCCAAGATCCCTCCGCTCTCCAGCAGAGGACAAGGTTCTGGCTGTCTTCTACACCATCCTCACTCCAATGCTCAACCccatcatctacagcctgaggaacaaggactTGATGGGGGTTTTCAGCAGATTGACTCAAAGAATCTGTTCTGTGTAG